GGGGGCGGTCATGCGGGTATTGAAGCCACGCATGCGGCCTGGAAACTCGGTGTAAAAACGGCCATGCTCACGATGGATATCAATGCCATCGGTCGTATGAGCTGTAACCCGGCCGTAGGCGGGGTGGCCAAAGGTCAGATTGTCCGCGATATTGATGCGCTCGGTGGCCTGATGGGGCTACTCACCGACAAGGCGGGCATCCAGTTCCGCATGCTCAATATGAGCAAGGGGCCGGCCGTGTGGGGCCCGCGTGCCCAGTGCGACATGAAATACTACAGCGAAGTGGCTCGCGAAGTCATTACGAACTTGCCTGGGCTTACGGTTATTCAGGGCGAACTGGCCTCGTTTGAACGTATGGTGGACGGCCGTCTGGAACTGTCGCTCCTGAATGGAGAACGCTACGTGACGCGCTCGCTGGTGATTACCAGTGGAACTTTCCTTGCCTCCAAGATGTTTACCGGGCTTGAAACGAGCATCGGTGGGCGAGTGGGCGAACCTAGTGCGGATAAACTCTCGGAATGCCTTGCCCGTGAAGGTATTGCGCTTCGTCGCCTGAAAACAGGAACACCGAGTCGCCTGGATCCGGATTCCATTGATTTTGATGAATGCGATGTGCAACGCGGTGACGATGCTCCGTGGCCTATGAGCGACCGCCATTTGGCGGAAACCGTTCCTGGTCGCGATGCGAATTATTTCTGGGGAGACCCGGCAAATAAGTTTATCCGTAATGACTGTGTCTGTTGGATCACACGCACGAATCTGAAAACGCACGACATTCTGCGTAGTGGCTTTAAGGATAGCCCGATGTTTAGCGGACGCATTCATGGCAAGGGACCGCGCTACTGCCCGAGTATCGAAGATAAGATTAACCGCTTTGGCGACCGCGACGGCCACCAGTTGTTCCTTGAACCGGAACAGGCGGATATCGGTCGCGTGTACATTAACGGCTTTAGTTCGAGCTTGCCGGCTGACATTCAGCTTGCGGCCATTCACACGATTCCGGGGCTTACCCGTGCCCGCGTTTTGCAGATTGGCTATGCGGTGGAGTACGATTCTGTCGACGCCACGCAGTTGTTTCCGACTTTTGAATGCAAGAAGGTTCCTGGACTCTATTTTGCAGGCCAGGTCTGCGGTACGAGCGGTTACGAAGAAGCCGCCGGTCAGGGCCTTTTGGCAGGAATCAACGCGGCCCTCAAGGTCAAGGGCGAAGAACCTTTGATTCTTGGACGTTCGGATAGCTATCTGGGCGTGATGGCCGATGACTTGGTGAATATTCTGCTCGACGAACCTTACCGCATGTTCACGAGCCGCGCCGAGTATAGGCTGTTCCTCCGTAGCGACAACGCAGAGACTCGCCTCAAGGATCGCGCCCATAAGATTGGTATGATTTCGGACAGCGACTACTCCGATTGGATGCGCCGTCAGGAATTGATGGCGACTGCCCGCACCCGCATGACCGAAGAATCGGCAACGCCCGACCAGGCTAACCCGATTCTCGAAGCCGGTGGCCAGGCTCTTTCGACTGAGCGTACCCGCTGGATCAATGTGCTGCGCCGTCCGGGAATCGACCCTGAGCAATTGTTCCGGACCGCGCTGCCCGACTTGAATCTGACTCGCCGCGACCAGTGGTTCATGTATGCCGAAGAAATCTATGCAGGATTCTTCGACCGTCAGGCCCGCGAAATCGACGACCAGAAGAAGATGGAATCCGTGCGCCTGCCGGAAAACTTCGACTACATGCAGGTGACTGCCGTGAGTATCGAAAGCCGCCAACGTCTAAATGCCCACAAACCGCTGACGCTCGGTCAGGCGAGCCGTATTCCCGGCGTACGCCCCGCCGACATTACCGTGCTTGCTCATTGGCTTGAAAATAGGCGTTTTTAGCTTAAAAAACATAATTTTTAATTGCAAAACCTAGGAATGGCCAGAAATTTTACTATTTTTGCGCCGTCAAATTAACAATATTTCCAAGAGGTCTATTATGTCAGAAGAAACTGAAGTCAAATCCACAGAAGAAGTTAAGCCTCAGGAAACAAAATCCCAAGAAAAGAAGGCCCCGGCCAAGAAGAAGCGCCCCCTGAACGCCAAGCGTAAGGGTCCTGCCGCTCCCAAGAAACCGGCTGTCTTTAGCGATTCCCTGGAAGAACGTTTCCCTGCCCTCGCCGCCAAGCTCAAGAAGAAAATTGAAGACGACATTAAGCAGAAAATCAAGGATGCCCAGAACGACCCCAAGGTCAAGAAGGCCTCTGAAAAGTTCGCTGGCAAGTAATCGCGGATTTCTTCGACAGATTATGGTACCGCAGGTCTCTGAACCCGCGGTATTTTTTTATCCTGTCATGACGGCATTACTTTTTTATTGAAATAAAATACCTTTTATAGACAGATTTGTATTTTGTATTTACATTTGTTAAAAATTTTACAAGGAGAAATCTAATGCGTAAATTGCTCACTATCCTCGCTCTCGGTTGCTCGCTCTGCATGGTTGCTTGCAGTAGCGGTGGTAAGTCTGTAACCCGTATCGACGAAAAGTCTACGACGGACCTTTCGGGTAAGTGGAACGACACGGACTCTCGTCTGGTGGCCGATGAAATGATCACGAGCTGCTTGTCTAGCGCCCGTATCGAAAAGATGATTGGCGAAATGGGCAAGACTCCGACAGTCGTGATCGGCAAGGTGCGCAATAAGAGCCACGAACATATTAGCGTTGAAACCTTTGTCAAGGATATGGAACGCGCCCTGTTGAATTCGGGGGCTGTAGACTTTGTTGCTAACTCTTCTGAACGCGCCGAACTGCGCGAAGAAGTGATGGATCAGCGTGGCAATGCTACCGAAGAAACTGCCAAGGCCCTGGGTATGGAATCGGGCGCCGACTGGATGCTGACCGGTACCATCAACACCATCGTGGACCAGGAAGGCGGCCAGTCCGTTATCTTCTATCAGGTGGACCTCGAACTCACCGACCTGCAGAGCCACAAGAAGCTCTGGATGGGCGACAAGAAGATCAAGAAGTTCATCTCTAAGGATTCCGTGAAGCTCTAATCTTTTCTGTCTTCACGCGTAACCATTAAATAACCTCGGGCAACCGGGGTTATTTTTCTATCTTTGGGATATTCCCACGAAACGATTTAGACTATGATCAGTATTACCAAGCTTTTGATGGACACGCCGAATTACGGCGATCAGCTGCGTTACGAACCTAAGGCCCATGAATGCAAGAACGGTGTTGCGCCGGGTCGTGGCCCTGTGGTGGTGTGGAACTGCACCAAGACTTGTAATCTTAGCTGTGTGCACTGCTACGCCCGTTCCGAGGCAATCAAGTACCAAAACGAACTGACGCATGAAGAAGGTATTGCGCTGATCGACCAGCTTGCCGATTTCAAGGTTCCGGTGATTCTGTTCAGCGGTGGAGAACCGTTGCTTCGTCCGGATTTCTTTGAACTCGCAAACTATGCCGCAAGCAAGGGCATTCGTCCGACCATCAGTACGAACGGAACCTGCATAACGCTCGATGTCGCCCAGAAACTCAAGGACATGGGGGTGGGTTACGTGGGCATTAGCCTGGACGGCTGCGAGGCGACACATGACAAGTTCCGCGGCAAGGAAGGCGCCTATAGGCTTGCACTTCGTGGTATCCGCAATTGTGTGGCTACAGGCCAGAAGGTGGGGCTCCGCTTTACAATTACGCGCTACAACGTGCAGGACCTGAATGCGATATTTGACTTGCTTGAAGCCGAAAACATCGACCGCGTGTGCTTCTACCACCTGGTTTACAGTGGCCGTGGCTCGGCCATGGTTGCAAACGACCTGAATCATGAAGAAAGTCGCAAGGCAATGGACTTGATTATCGACCGTACGCTCGATTTTAAGAAGCGCGGAATCGACAAGGAAATTTTGACGGTGGATAACCACGCCGATGCCGTCTATCTGTACCGCCGTATGCAACGTGAAGACCCGGCCCGTGCGGAAAAGGTGCTGGAACTTATCCAGCGTAATGGCGGTAACCGCAGCGGTATGGCCTTTGGCAACATCGACAGCATCGGTAACGTTCACCCTGACCAGTTCACGCAGTACATTACGCTCGGGAATGTTCGCGAACGTAGCTTCGGTGAAATCTGGAGCGACGAAAGCAATCCGATTATGGCGGGCCTCAAGAATAGGAAACCCATCCTGAAGGGGCGTTGTCCCAAGTGCGCCTACCTGAACCTGTGCAACGGCAATTTCCGTACTCGCGCCGAAGCGGTGACCGGAGATTTCTGGGAACAGGATCCGGCCTGCTACCTGACCGACGAAGAAGTCGGCTTGTAGCACGTCATTGCGCAGAGCGTGGCGAGCTTGCCGATTTTATTAAGGTCCCTGAGCCTGCCCGAAGGGCCGCAAGGTTCGTTGTCGAAGGATTTAAAGAAGAACATGACAGAACTTGAATATCATCTTCTCGCCATTATCCAAGACGCCTTCCCATTAGAAGAACGTCCGTATCAGGTGTTGGCCGAGCAGCTTGGCTCCGACGAACAGATTGTTTTTGCCGCTGTCGAAAATTTGCGGCAGTCTGGCGTTATCCGTCGCATTGGGGGAGTGTACGATTCCAAGGCGCTAGGCTTTATTTCTCGCCTTTGTGCGGGCAAGGTGCCGACGGTTCTGACCGGTGCTGCCGACGATTCTGCCTTAGAGGTGTTCGCTGCCACCGTTAATGAGATTCCTGCGATTACGCACAATTATGTGCGCAGTCATGAGTACAACGTTTGGTTCACGGTTATTGCCCAATCCGAAGATGAAATTCAGAAGCTTGTCGAAGACGTTTGCTCTAAAACGAAATTGAACGACGTTCATATACTCTCTGCAACCAAGAAGTTCAAGATCAACACGGTGATGGGTGCTGGTTTAGGCGAGAGACGTGGTTTGGCTTGCTCACCAACCAAGACTGAAGACGAAAAAGGTGTCATCCTGAGTGGAGCGCAAAGCGCGAAATCGAAGGATCTCGAGAAGAAGTCATTAACTGACTGCGACCGCATCCGGATCCACATTGCCTGCGCCGACATTCCGCATACTTTAACTCCGTTCAAGGATTGGGGCGTCTCGTGTGATGAACTCCGTGAGGACTTATCTCTGAAACGTATGCGCCGCTTCGGAGCGATTCTTCGCCATCAAGAAGCGGGCTTCGCCTACAACGCTATGGTTTGTTTTAAACTAGACGGGATGGATCATCAACCATGTAAGGTCCCTGCCTGCACTGTGGTTCGACAAGCTCACCAACCGTGTAAGGTCCCTGCCTGCACTGAGCCTGGTCGAAGTGATCCTGCCGAAGGGCCACAACAAGGCGGAGCAATTTTGGCGCAAAAGCCCTATATTTCGCATAGCTACAATCGCCCTGCGTTTGAAGGTTTCCCGTACACGCTTTATGCCATGATGCATGCCCAGTCTGCCGAAGAACTGGACCGCAATATTAAAGAGGCCGCCGAATCGATCGGCAACCCTGATTACGTTGTTTTGCATTCGGTGCGTGAACTCAAGAAAACGAGTTTTCGCTTTTTCGCTTAGAAGGCTGTTATTTTACCCGCATTTCGATTCCTAC
The genomic region above belongs to uncultured Fibrobacter sp. and contains:
- a CDS encoding penicillin-binding protein activator LpoB translates to MRKLLTILALGCSLCMVACSSGGKSVTRIDEKSTTDLSGKWNDTDSRLVADEMITSCLSSARIEKMIGEMGKTPTVVIGKVRNKSHEHISVETFVKDMERALLNSGAVDFVANSSERAELREEVMDQRGNATEETAKALGMESGADWMLTGTINTIVDQEGGQSVIFYQVDLELTDLQSHKKLWMGDKKIKKFISKDSVKL
- a CDS encoding Lrp/AsnC family transcriptional regulator, with the protein product MPILLRSLSLPEGPQGSLSKDLKKNMTELEYHLLAIIQDAFPLEERPYQVLAEQLGSDEQIVFAAVENLRQSGVIRRIGGVYDSKALGFISRLCAGKVPTVLTGAADDSALEVFAATVNEIPAITHNYVRSHEYNVWFTVIAQSEDEIQKLVEDVCSKTKLNDVHILSATKKFKINTVMGAGLGERRGLACSPTKTEDEKGVILSGAQSAKSKDLEKKSLTDCDRIRIHIACADIPHTLTPFKDWGVSCDELREDLSLKRMRRFGAILRHQEAGFAYNAMVCFKLDGMDHQPCKVPACTVVRQAHQPCKVPACTEPGRSDPAEGPQQGGAILAQKPYISHSYNRPAFEGFPYTLYAMMHAQSAEELDRNIKEAAESIGNPDYVVLHSVRELKKTSFRFFA
- the mnmG gene encoding tRNA uridine-5-carboxymethylaminomethyl(34) synthesis enzyme MnmG, which codes for GGGHAGIEATHAAWKLGVKTAMLTMDINAIGRMSCNPAVGGVAKGQIVRDIDALGGLMGLLTDKAGIQFRMLNMSKGPAVWGPRAQCDMKYYSEVAREVITNLPGLTVIQGELASFERMVDGRLELSLLNGERYVTRSLVITSGTFLASKMFTGLETSIGGRVGEPSADKLSECLAREGIALRRLKTGTPSRLDPDSIDFDECDVQRGDDAPWPMSDRHLAETVPGRDANYFWGDPANKFIRNDCVCWITRTNLKTHDILRSGFKDSPMFSGRIHGKGPRYCPSIEDKINRFGDRDGHQLFLEPEQADIGRVYINGFSSSLPADIQLAAIHTIPGLTRARVLQIGYAVEYDSVDATQLFPTFECKKVPGLYFAGQVCGTSGYEEAAGQGLLAGINAALKVKGEEPLILGRSDSYLGVMADDLVNILLDEPYRMFTSRAEYRLFLRSDNAETRLKDRAHKIGMISDSDYSDWMRRQELMATARTRMTEESATPDQANPILEAGGQALSTERTRWINVLRRPGIDPEQLFRTALPDLNLTRRDQWFMYAEEIYAGFFDRQAREIDDQKKMESVRLPENFDYMQVTAVSIESRQRLNAHKPLTLGQASRIPGVRPADITVLAHWLENRRF
- the nirJ1 gene encoding putative heme d1 biosynthesis radical SAM protein NirJ1 — its product is MISITKLLMDTPNYGDQLRYEPKAHECKNGVAPGRGPVVVWNCTKTCNLSCVHCYARSEAIKYQNELTHEEGIALIDQLADFKVPVILFSGGEPLLRPDFFELANYAASKGIRPTISTNGTCITLDVAQKLKDMGVGYVGISLDGCEATHDKFRGKEGAYRLALRGIRNCVATGQKVGLRFTITRYNVQDLNAIFDLLEAENIDRVCFYHLVYSGRGSAMVANDLNHEESRKAMDLIIDRTLDFKKRGIDKEILTVDNHADAVYLYRRMQREDPARAEKVLELIQRNGGNRSGMAFGNIDSIGNVHPDQFTQYITLGNVRERSFGEIWSDESNPIMAGLKNRKPILKGRCPKCAYLNLCNGNFRTRAEAVTGDFWEQDPACYLTDEEVGL